The segment TGGCCGAGAGGAGAACCAGGTCGTAACCTTTTCCCCAGCCGCCGCGATGGAAGTCGCCGGCTAGAAAATCGAACCGGGGAAGCAGCCCGGCCCGGGCGACGTATTGCCGGGTCAGCGACAGCACCTCGGGCAGGTCGAAAGCCGCGACCGAGATGCTTTTTTTGGCCCGCGCCAGGGCCATGGCGTACGCGCCCGAACCGGAACCGATATCGAGACAGCGGTTCACTTTCGTCAAATCGAGAAGCTTGACGATCTCCGGAGCCTGGGGCGTGGCCCTTTCATGCATGGCGGCGATGAATCCCTGCAGCCTTTTTGATCCTGAACCGGATTTTCTGTCAATGACGGAAGTGCCGCGGCGCACGGCGGCGCTTAGGGTGTGCCAGGTCTGCCACTGGTTGGAGCTGTGTGCCAGCCCGGCCAGGAATTGCGGCTCTCCCGCCACTAAAAAATCACGGGCAATTTTCGTGTTGACGAATTCCCCCTTGTTTTTTTTAACCAGGCCCAGCACACATAGGGCGTTCAGTAACCGGTCGGTGGCCCGGGCATCGGCGCCGATGATTTTCGCCAGCTGTTCCGAACTCATTGATTTATCAGCCAACTTGGAAAAAAGGCCGAGCTCAAAAGCGGTCAGGATGATCCGGCTGCGGCGAAAACCATAGACCGCCGCGCGCAACTGGGCGGGCGAAGTGATGGGTTCATTTTCCCTGTTTGCTAGAAGCGGACGTTGATGATGGCTCATAGGTTGGGGAAAAGCTCGCGCAGGATTTTCAACGATTCGGGGAACAGGCCGTCGAGCGCCACGTATTCCCATCCGGCTTCGGTGATCAGCCAGCGCTCTTCCTTGCGCAGCCGGCAGCTGAAGCAGTAGTTTTCACCGGAAAAGCGGATCAGCTTGCGGAAGGCCTGGGCGGCTCCGCTGGAAAGGGAGATGTCGGTCTCGAGCGCAGCGCTGTTTGGACTCTCGATGACGATGCGCGAGGCCAGGAGATGGATCACGATGCCGCGGTAGCGACTGAAATATTCTTCGACCATGGCCGCGGTTTGCTCGCGGTCGCGACCGCTGAAATCGCGGTAATC is part of the Candidatus Aminicenantes bacterium genome and harbors:
- a CDS encoding methyltransferase, which encodes MSHHQRPLLANRENEPITSPAQLRAAVYGFRRSRIILTAFELGLFSKLADKSMSSEQLAKIIGADARATDRLLNALCVLGLVKKNKGEFVNTKIARDFLVAGEPQFLAGLAHSSNQWQTWHTLSAAVRRGTSVIDRKSGSGSKRLQGFIAAMHERATPQAPEIVKLLDLTKVNRCLDIGSGSGAYAMALARAKKSISVAAFDLPEVLSLTRQYVARAGLLPRFDFLAGDFHRGGWGKGYDLVLLSAIVHMNRPAENRRLIARAAASLNPGGQLVIQDFVMDPGRTRPATGAFFALNMLVATRAGDTFTARELGGWMRDAGLKKIVRRQTPFDASLLIGRKP